In Papaver somniferum cultivar HN1 chromosome 1, ASM357369v1, whole genome shotgun sequence, a genomic segment contains:
- the LOC113336746 gene encoding uncharacterized protein LOC113336746, translated as MRIVSATKKRTQLKLSPDYYNRAATARSIMCSATNKPTEIPRQWYNIVADLPVKPPPALDPETLQPVKPEELSHLFPDELLKQDNSTERFIDIPEEVLDIYSLWRTTPLLRAKRLEKLLGTPARIYYKYEGVSPAGSHKPNTAIPQAYYHAKQGTKKLVTETGAGQWGSSLAFACNLFGLGCEIWQTRASYDGKPYRKLMMQTWGAKVHPSPSDKTNVGRSILQKDPSCPGSAAIASTEAVEICTENADTKYCMGSVLNHVVLHQTIIGEECIRQMEALGESPDVIIGCSGGGSNFAGLAFPFLREKLEGKINPIIRAVEPSACPSLTKGVYAYDSSDTTGLTPLMKMHTLGHDFIPDPVHAGGLRYHGMAPLVSHVYELGLMEAVAMPQLECFDGAIQFARSEGIIPAPESGHAIAEAIKEALHCKETGESKVILLLVSGHGHFDLKSFEKYLLGNMVNLSCTDETLRASLAGSSIPSGFELKC; from the exons ATGAGAATAGTTTCAGCAACGAAAAAGCGGACTCAGTTGAAGCTTTCTCCTGACTATTACAATCGAGCAGCAACTGCAAGATCAATAATGTGTAGTGCTACTAATAAACCAACCGAGATCCCTCGTCAGTGGTATAATATCGTTGCAGATCTTCCAGTTAAACCCCCTCCAGCCTTGGATCCGGAAACTCTACAACCAGTCAAGCCTGAAGAATTATCTCATCTATTCCCAGATGAACTGTTAAAGCAAGATAACAGTACCGAGAGATTTATTGATATCCCCGAAGAAGTTTTAGACATTTACAGTCTATGGCGGACAACCCCGTTACTCAG AGCCAAAAGATTGGAGAAACTTCTAGGTACACCTGCAAGAATATACTACAAATATGAAGGTGTGAGCCCTGCTGGTTCACACAAACCTAATACTGCAATCCCTCAAGCATATTATCATGCAAAACAAGGAACCAAGAAACTTGTTACAGAAACCGGCGCTGGCCAATGGGGGAGTTCATTAGCGTTTGCTTGCAATTTATTCGGCCTCGGTTGTGAA ATCTGGCAAACACGAGCTTCTTATGATGGTAAACCCTATAGGAAACTGATGATGCAAACATGGGGTGCTAAAGTTCACCCATCTCCATCGGACAAAACTAATGTCGGTAGGTCTATCCTTCAGAAGGATCCATCCTGCCCAGGTAGCGCAGCAATAGCATCCACAGAGGCTGTGGAGATTTGTACTGAAAATGCAGACACTAAGTACTGTATGGGGAGTGTTCTAAACCATGTAGTACTACACCAGACTATCATAGGAGAGGAGTGTATACGACAaatggaagcattaggagagagTCCTGACGTGATCATAGGCTGTTCTGGTGGAGGATCTAATTTTGCAGGGCTTGCATTTCCTTTTCTCCGAGAGAAACTTGAAGGAAAAATCAACCCTATCATAAGGGCAGTTGAGCCTTCTGCATGTCCTTCGCTAACCAAAGGTGTATATGCTTATGACTCTAGCGATACTACAGGATTGACACCATTGATGAAGATGCACACTCTTGGCCATGACTTCATTCCTGATCCAGTCCATGCTG GAGGTCTACGTTACCATGGTATGGCACCACTAGTTTCACATGTCTATGAACTAGGCCTGATGGAAGCTGTAGCCATGCCTCAGCTTGAATGCTTTGACG GAGCTATACAATTTGCTAGGTCAGAAGGTATTATACCAGCACCAGAATCAGGCCACGCCATAGCAGAGGCAATTAAGGAAGCACTCCATTGTAAAGAGACTGGAGAATCAAAAGTTATATTGTTGCTTGTGTCTGGACATGGTCATTTTGATCTAAAATCTTTTGAGAAGTATTTGCTTGGAAATATGGTTAACTTGTCTTGTACTGATGAAACACTACGGGCATCACTGGCTGGTAGTAGTATTCCATCAGGTTTTGAACTGAAGTGTTAA
- the LOC113336736 gene encoding amino acid transporter AVT1H-like, with protein sequence MKETILSNGNVKQGFVQNSTGHNQRTKTEEVIVINGDNKDVNGKDLHVLEDDNRQVKANSSFLHTVLNMAGIIIGLGQLSIPYALQNGGWASAFLLVGFGMLCTYTAHLLGKCLKRNENARHYSDIGYHAFGNKGRTLTSTFIYLMVFMALVSYTISLCDNLNRIFAEKHLQIPWLHLSTSQLLTVSAVLIALPSLWVRDLSTVSLLSTAGIFMTLLIFSTVVYTAIFSGAKSNRGIAVLRLHNIPAISGLYVYCFNSHFVFPNIYKSMKDPSKFTKASIVSFALVTILYTSMAFMGAKLFGPEVKSQVTLSMPKHLIATKIALWATVLTPMTKYAIQFAPVAMKLDHKLPSTISYRARFLLRGAIGSLLLLCVLVLALLVPFFQHVLGLAGSLISMSLSIIFPCSFYTKIFWSQISKPQLVLNVVIITFGVILGAFGTVQSSKSLVQSLERRHAQ encoded by the exons atgaaagaaactaTCTTATCAAATGGTAATGTTAAGCAAGGTTTCGTACAGAACTCAACTGGTCACAATCAAAGGACCAAAACTGAGGAAGTAATAGTGATTAATGGTGACAATAAGGATGTGAATGGCAAAGATTTACATGTCCTTGAAGATGATAATAGACAAGTCAAGGCTAACAGTTCTTTTCTTCATACTGTTCTTAACATGGCTGGGATTATCATAG GACTTGGGCAACTGTCGATACCATATGCTTTACAGAATGGTGGCTGGGCCTCTGCGTTCCTCCTTGTAGGGTTTGGGATGCTATGTACATACACGGCACATCTACTCGGAAAGTGTCTGAAAAGGAATGAAAATGCAAGACACTACTCAGATATTGGATATCATGCATTTGGGAACAAGGGGAGGACCCTAACTTCAACATTTATATACCTTATGGTCTTCATGGCCCTTGTTTCATACACCATCTCACTATGTGATAACTTGAATAGGATATTTGCTGAAAAACACCTTCAAATTCCATGGCTTCATTTATCTACTTCTCAGCTTCTAACAGTTTCCGCAGTCTTAATTGCCTTGCCCAGCTTGTGGGTTAGAGACCTTTCTACTGTATCATTACTCTCCACTGCAGGTATTTTTATGACACTTCTCATCTTCTCGACTGTGGTATATACTGCCATATTCAGTGGTGCAAAAAGTAATCGAGGAATAGCTGTGCTTCGACTACACAACATTCCTGCAATATCTGGTCTTTACGTGTATTGTTTTAACAGCCATTTCGTTTTCCCTAACATTTACAAATCAATGAAGGATCCTTCAAAGTTCACAAAG GCATCCATTGTGAGCTTCGCCTTAGTAACAATCTTGTACACGTCCATGGCCTTCATGGGAGCAAAACTGTTCGGCCCCGAAGTAAAATCTCAGGTTACTCTTAGTATGCCTAAACATCTCATTGCTACTAAAATCGCATTATGGGCAACTGTACTGACGCCAATGACAAAGTACGCAATTCAGTTTGCACCTGTAGCAATGAAACTGGATCACAAACTTCCATCCACGATAAGTTACCGAGCAAGGTTTCTCCTTAGAGGTGCTATAGGTTCATTACTACTATTATGTGTCCTTGTTTTAGCTCTTTTAGTACCTTTCTTCCAACATGTTCTTGGCTTGGCTGGTTCCCTTATTAGTATGAGTCTTTCAATCATATTTCCTTGTTCCTTCTACACCAAAATTTTCTGGTCTCAGATATCAAAACCTCAGTTAGTTCTGAATGTAGTCATCATAACATTTGGTGTTATTTTGGGAGCATTTGGTACGGTACAATCCTCAAAGTCACTTGTACAAAGTCTAGAAAGAAGACATGCACAATGA